The window TTTAATACCGCCTGCGGCTGCATCATCAACCAGCTCCCGCATATTATCGCGCAGGTTTTTCATTGGCGGTATAACCATCGGTTTGCCATCGGCGCCGTTTGGCAACTTTGTTCCGGGAGGGAGTTTAAATGGTGCGCCCAACACGTGGTGCGATGTCCAGTTCATGCCCAGGTCATTTACCATGGCTTTAAACTCTTTGGGTGTCATACCATAGTAGCCGCCTTTTTTGCTGAAGGCCGATTCCATGTCTTTGAAGCCAAGGGCTGCTATTTTTGTCAGCGTGCCTTTTACATCCTCGTCAATAACTCCAAAAAAAGTGAATAGCTGTAAACCAATGGCATGCGGAGCAGCCATATTGCTCAATAAGGATGCAGCCCTGCCAGATAAGGCCATGCCGCCAAGCACCAAAGTCCCGGTGCTTTGGATAAATTTTCTCCTGTTGTAATTCATGCTGATAATTTAGTTTTAAGTGGTACAGTAAATCTAAATAATAATTATCAGCAAATTAAAGTTTATTGTGTCTTTTTTACACATTAAGTTTTTCTCCAAAGATCTCACTCGAATTAGAGAGACTTTTTTAAGTCTTTCTCCCAGGGAGGATTAAGAGGGGCTACTTGTGCAAACAATTAGCAATCAGCCCGGTCCACCCGGTTTGGTGAGATGCTCCTGCGCCCCTGCCTGTATCGCCGTCAAAATATTCGTAAAAAAGTATATAGTCCTTAAAATTCGGATCGGTTTGCATTTTGTGATTTGCGCCGAATAACGGACGGTTACCTTTATCATCGCGCGTAAACAATTTAGATACGCGGTTGTAAAGTTCGCCCGCCACTTCGCCAAGGTTCATAAAGTTGCCGGAGCCGGTGGGGCATTCTACTTTAAAATCGTCGCCATAAAAATGGTGAAAACGATGCAAGCTATCGATGATCAGGTAGTTTATTGGCATCCAGATAGGCCCCCGCCAGTTGCTGTTGCCGCCAAAAAGTCCGCTATCACTTTCGCCGGGGGTGTACCGAATACCAAAATCAACTCCGTTAACTGATACCTTATATGGATTGTCCAGGTGATATTTAGATAAGGAGCGGATACCGTAATCACTTAAAAACTCCTTTTCGTCCAGCATGTATTTCAGCAACGATTTCATCCTGTACCCACGCAGCAAACTGATAAGATGTTTGCCATTGTTACTTGTCTCGTTCCAGCGCGAGACTAAGGATGCCAAATCCGGGCGTTTTTCGGCAAACCATTTCATCCGCTCTTTAAATATCGGGCTATCGGCTATATCGGCCTCATCTAATACCTCCGTTGCGAATAGCGGAATCAAGCCTACGATGCTTCTTACCCGCATTTTTACCGAGCCATCATCCGGGAAACGGATCTGGTCGTAAAAAAAGCCATCTTCGTCGTCCCAAAGTCCTTCGTTATTCTCGCCAAGGTTTGACATGGCCCCCACGATATAAATAAAGTGCTCAAAAAATTTCGAAGCTATATCCTGGTATGCCTTATCCGTTTCGGCAAGCTCGGTTGCTATGCGTAACAGGTTAAGCGAGTACATGGCCATCCAACTGGTACCATCGGCTTGTTCCAGGTGTTGTCCGGATGGCAGGCGGGTATTTCTGTCGAAAACACCGATATTATCCATGCCAAGAAAGCCGCCTTCAAAGATATTGTTACCGGCCTCGTCCTTACGGTTTACCCACCAGGTAAAATTGAGCATGAGTTTATGGAAAATCCTTTCCAAAAAGTAGGTATCGCCCTTTCCGTTATTTGCAGCCTTATCCGTTTTATAAATATTCCAGACGGCCATGGCATGCACCGGCGGGTTTACATCGCTAAAATCCCATTCATAGGCCGGCAGTTGCCCGTTGGGATGCATATACCAATCGCGGGTAAGTAGTATGAGTTGATTTTTTGCGAATGCCATATCAATTGTCGCTAATGGAAGGCAATGGAAAGCCAGGTCCCAGGCGGCAAACCAGGGATATTCCCATTTATCGGGCATCGATATTACATCCTTGGTATTTAAATGTTTCCATTTGCTGTTGCGTGCATTTTCACGGCTGGCGGGTGGCTCGGGCTGCGAAGGATCGCCGTTGAGCCATTGACGAATATCGGAATAATAAAATTGCTTATTCCACAGCATCCCGGCAAAAGCCTGGCGTTGAATAAGGCACTTGTCGGCATCGTCTTTATTACTGTAAATATCTGCGTAAAACTGGTCGGCCTCGGTTATACGTACATTAAATATATTGTCAAAGTCCTCAAAACCGCAATTGGCATCCGGCGAAAGCCTGAGCCTGATGGTAACGCTTTGCCTGGCGGCAACGTTTATATCATAATTAATTGCTGCCTTTGTACCGGTTTTCTTTGGGTTGATAGTATCGGCCCCGTGAACTACATAATCATTAATACCGTCTTTATGGTAGTTGTGGCCGCTATCAAAATTATATAGCCGCTGCATGTTGGTTTCATTATCGCAAAACAATACCGCAGGATTATCCTCCGAATGCAGCCAAAGCTGCCCGAGATCTTCATGAAATATGCCGGTTACGCCGTTACCATGGGCCGAGATTTGCGGCTTGTAATCATCATATCCCCAGCCCCAGGTATTACGAAACCACAGTGTAGGCATCACATTCAATGCGGCATCCTTATCGCCCCGATTATGGATGGTAATTTTTATAAGGATATCATTTTGGTCATTCTTGGCATATTCTGTAAAAACATCAAAATATTCGTCGTTATCAAAAATACCGGTATCTATCAGCTCAAACTCGGGATCATTGCGGGTACGGCGCTTGTTTTCGTTAACCAGCCAGGCGTACGGAAATTCATTTTGCGGGTACTTGTACAACGTTTTCATGTACGAGTGCGTTGGCGTGCTATCCAGGTAATAGTATAATTCCTTAACATCCTCGCCGTGGTTTCCCTCGGGGTTACTGAGGCCGAAGTAACGCTCCTTGATGATGGGGTCTTTTTTATTCCAGAGGGATATCGCAAAACAAAGATTTTGCTGGCGGTCGCAAATGCCGGCTATGCCTTCCTCGCCCCAGCGATAGGCTTTGCTGCGGGCCATATCATGGGTTATATAGTTCCAGGCATCGCCATTCGCGCTGTAATCTTCCCTAACAGTACCCCATTGGCGGTCACTCACATAGGGGCCCCACTTTTTCCAGGTTGCATCTTTTAATCTTGCTTGTTCTGCATTCATGAATGCAAAGTAGGCTTATTTGAAATAATTAACAGAATTACAGGAGATGTTTTACACGAGGGTGAAAAAGAAGAATCAAGAATTAAGAGTCAAGAATCAAGATTTGAACAAAATATTCCCAGGAATTGTTACTCCAGAATCTAACGAAAACATTTAACAACATGGTTATTCAAACTTTACCCCCAGGCCTTCCTCAAAAATCTTAGCCAGTTACCGTGCATCATGTTTTCAATGTCAACATCGGTATAACCTCGTTTTTTTAATAAATCGGGCACTTTTTGCAAATCGGCAATGGTCTCCAGGTCATATGGGCATTGCTCCCGGCCAAAAGCGCCGTCAAGATCGGTACCCATACCTACATGCAGCGCGTTACCGGCTACCTGGCAAATATGATCGATGTGGTCTACCATCACCTCCATATTGCAGTTCATCCCTTTGGGGGTTGATACGCCCCTCACCCATCCCGGCACCATCATCCAGGCATCCAATGCAGCACCAATTACCGCCCCGCGATCAACCAACGCCTTAATCATCTCGTCGCTGTACTGTCGGTTGTGGTTTACCAGTGCGCGGCAGTTGTTGTGGCTGGCCCAAACGTGGCCGTTGAAATGATCAAGGGCCTCCCAAAAACTATCATCGCACAGGTGCGTTGCATCCAGGATAATATTCAGGCGTTCCATTTCTTTAAGCAACTCATGCCCTTTTGGCCCCATATAGCCGGTTGCATCGGTACCCTGGGCATACCTGCCGGGGCCGTAGTGGGCCGGGCCTACAGCCCTCAGGCCGTATTTATGGGCGCGTTCCAGATGTTGTACCGTAACAATTGAGTCTGCGCCTTCCAAACTCAGGATGTATCCTACAGCCTTAGTTTCTGTGGATTGACCATCGTTCCAATAAGTAAGATGTTTCTCTAATGACTCCAGATTATTTACCTGCACCATCTGGCCGGCATCTTCCATGGCTTTGTACCAGGCTACCTGTCCCTGTGTTTGCGCCCAGGCCTGTTCGGGCGAGTGCCAGCCCGGCAACGGGTTACCGGGAGCCACGTAACGGCCAATTTGTGTGGCTACCACCAAACCAATATTACCCTTACGCAATTCGGGCAAAGTAACAACGGCTTTGGCGCGGTCAGGTTTGTCGGTAAGCCCAACTTCACGCTGGTTTAATTCGGCCAGGGGGCGGGTTAAGTCGCGGTTCCACTCCAGGGCGTTCATGCTCAGATCTAAATGGGCATCAATTACAAACATATTTTTTTATGATCAGATAGTGATTTTACGGTCGCGGGCCAGGTTAAGCCATTCGCCGGTAAGTTTATTATTTTCGATGGTATAAACGCGTTCATACAAAGCCACCGTTGGGCATACATGATGCGGGATGCCATAAAGCACGTCGCCTATCTCATAGCTATGCCCTTTACCCGCATCAACAACCAAATGTTCCTCGCTTTGGCCAAGGGGTACCAGTTGGGGTGCATTTAAAAAGTAAATCCGTTTGTTCAGTTCATTTTCAGCCGAAATAGATTTGTGCCCAACATCCAGGCAAAGTTTAGTAGCATCGGGCAACGATACAACCCGTGTAACTACCAATACTGCCGGCAAAAAGGGCTGCTCCGGTATCCCCAATTCATAACCCCTGTCCCAATAAACAAAAGTACCCGGGCTGCATTCTACAACAGGTCTTTTTGAATGAATGGTAAACGTTGGCGAGCCGCCGGCAATAATAACCGGTTCGGGATAATCTTTCGCTTTCAAATCCTGTTGCAGCTTTAATACAGGTGCAAAACCGGCATCGCAGCGCTGTTTTCGCTTTGTCACGTCAACATCGTGAATGTGGCCGTCGTAAGCATGCAAGCCAACCGGCGTAATCCCTGGCAATACGGCGCAATCCATATATAACTGTAGCGCATCAAAACCGGGTGCAATGCCTGTACGGTTCATGCCAACATTCAGATCAAGGTAAACATCAATGGTAATTTTACTAACTACAGCGGCATCCGAAATTTCTTTGGCTGCTAAATCGTTATCAACTAAACACGAGAAGCGGGTTTGCGGATAAGCGTGGGTTAATTTGATAAACCTATCCAGCTTGGGGCCAACAGGCTGGTAAGCCAGCAAAACATCGGGCGCTTTACACATGCCCAGCAGCTCTGCTTCGGCAATGGTGGCGCACTTGAATTTATTAATCCCGGCTTCAAGCAATAGCTGCGTAACCTGTTTGTTTTTGTAAGTTTTAATATGAGGGCGTAATCGTGCCACATCATCAATCATGGTTTTAAGCATATTGATGTTGGACTGTACCCTATCGGGATAAACAACCAAAGCCGGGGTATCCAGCTTATCTACATTATTAATTATAAACCAGTGTTGATCCATATTTTTGTCTGAACCGGGATTAAAGAGAGTTTCAGATTCCCGGGATTTTTTCTGTCTTGATTCTTGACTCTTAATTCTTGATTCTATTCATTAAACCAATTCAAACAAAGCCTCAATTTCAACAGGGATGTTATCGGGCAACGATCCCATGCCTACCGCGCTGCGTACACCAATTCCATTTTCCTCGCCCCAGATTTTGGCAAAAAGTTCGCTGGCGCCGTTTATGATGAAGGGATGCTTTTCAAAATCGGGGGTGCAGTTAACCATACCCAGTACTTTGATAACTCTTTTTACGTTATCAAAGCTGCCTATGTTTGCTTTAATAGTGGCAAGCATAGCCAAACCAACCTGGCGGGCAGCAAGTTTGCCATCTTCCATATTTATGGTATCGCCAATACGGCCTATAATCAGGGTTCCATCATCCTGTACCGTTCCGTGGCCAGATAAGTAAAGGTATTTTCCATCAACTAAACATGGTTTATAAACGCCAAGCGGCTTTGGTGCAGGCGGCAGGTTTAAGCCCAATGCTGCAAAATTTTCTTCGGGAGTGCTCATATTGTAAAACTATAGTATTTTCAAATCTAAAAATACTATTGATAAAGTTGCGAAAACATATTTAAATATTTTAAAAACTTACGATATGGCAACAGGTGGGTCAGAAACGATATAAAAGAAGCAACATAACGCAAATTATTTGCCATAAAAACAAAAAAGCCGGGGGTCTCAAGCCCGGCTTTTACTTAAACCATTGAATCAACTTTATTTAAACCTGTACGTAATTCCAATATTAACAGCGTAATCGGCAAATGCCGCATCGCCTTGTGTATATGTTCCGGTAAGATCGGTTGAGATTTTATCAGGAACGCTTTGTGTACGTTCGCGACGTAGTGCAACAGGCACAAACGCATAAATAGAAAGTGTTTTTAAACGGAATGTAACCCCAGGCTCGGCCGAAAGGATATTACCCGGCCTTCTGAAACCGTTACTGCCACCTACAAGGTCATGAACAGGTAAGCACTCATAACGTGCGCCTGCCGAAAAATCAAATTTACCTGTACCGTAGCTTGCACCAGCCCTAAGCATAACCTGGTCTGGCACGCTCATAATATCGCTGCCGTTTGCAATGGCTTTGGCACTTGCAGTACCACCGCGGGCTGTTGACACTCCATTTTGCTCGCGTGGGCTCATCAGGTAATAAAAGCCGCCATACACACCAAATTTGTGGGTAAAATTATAATAAGCATTAATTTCGGTTGTGATGCCTGTGCCGCCATCACCCAGCTGAATTGATTGATCAACCGGGCCAAGTACTTTAGCATCGGTTGTACCCTGGTGGTAAAAATAGTCCTGGTAGTTGTATGCACCGGTAGCCAGTTTTAAGCCCAAACCTACCTGGATATTTCCCTTACGGGCTTTAGCGGGGTTTAATAACCATGCATACGCGGTTAACCTAACATCGCCAAGGCCAAATGAATGTGTTTGTAAACGCTCTTTACCGCCATGCTCATATAACGACGAACGGCTGTTATCAACAATTGGTACATCCACCGCAAACGACCAGCGGTTGTTAAAAATACGGGTAAGTGTTATGTCATTGGTGTAAGCATGGTTAATAACATTGGTACCTAAAGCTATACGTTGTTTTTGTTCGGCCGTACCCACAAAATGTTTGTATGATCTGAAATAACGGCTATTGCTATTCAGCAACCAGCTTCCCTCGGCAGCGCTGGCACTATCCGGATGTTCATCCATCGCGCACAAACCACCAGTACTCCTGATGGCCACACAACCCTGGGCGTTTACTTTTGTGGTGGTAAAAAGTGCAAATACAGCTGCTACACAGCTCAATTTTAAAATTAGTTTCATAGTTTTTTTTTGTTTTTATTATTGGTTAGATAATTGAATATCAAGGCCGGGTGATAAAACCCAGCTAAAACCTGCTTTTTACAGGGTATTAGGTTAATTAATTAGTTTGTAAACCGGTCGATTTTTTAAAAGGCCATGATAAAAAACCAGTAGGCGACCGCTTAACAGCAAACCACAGGGATAACAATATCCCATAGCTGCCACCGCGCTCAACCCATTCAAATATTTCGTATTTAGGGTAAAAGAGTTCGCTTGTTATTTTCCAGATGATAAACACCAGCAGGATATTTGCAAAAGGGCGAATAAGTACAGAAAGCGCTGCTAAAACTTCAAAAATGCCAACTATCAGCGCGGTTTTGCCCGGATCGTTAAATCCCAAAGCGCGGTACTGATTAATTAAACCCTGCTTTTGAATAAAGTTTAACCAACCATGGCCCAACAACAGCAGGAATGCAAATAGCTTTAAGTAGTTTAAAACATTTTTTAAAGTAGCAGCATCCAGGTTTACATTATCGTCCATCCGGCTAAACCATTTTTTAAGAGGTATTTTAAAACCACCCTGCATTAGCAGCAGTACAAATGGAGCGCCAAAATTGCCTGCCCTTTCAATAAACTCAGCAAATGGCTCGCCTGACAAGGGGCGCATGGACGCTGTTATTATCCCCCACACTACCAGCCAGCCGGCTACTGCTCTCATTGGATATATTAGCAGCGATAAACCAAACAAAATATCCATCATACCTACATAGGGCATAAGGGTATACGACATATCGTGCCCAATACCAACTACAGCAAAATAGTTACACCATATTTGTTTGGTTATGATGCCAAAAGCACCATGACCTATAAAACACATTGCCGATGCAAACCTTAGCGTGTAGTATATATTTTTATCTGAAATTAAACGCGACATCTTTTTGTATTTTAAAGTCCCCTCTGCTCGTTATAATCCTGCTCCGTCTGCCTTACCCCTGTTAACCGCGTATTGACCCACCGCTTTGCCGGTTACCAAACCAACTTCACAATCGCTGCGGAAGTGGATACCGCCGTACAATCTTGACATGGCAGCGGCCTGCGCCAGATCTGTAAACTTAGTTCCCCTATCGGGTAATAAATAAGTTAACACGGTGGCAGCTGCACCACTAAAGTTAGAGTGCCCCGATGTATAAGCCGGGAAATTTGGCACACCTGTAAGTGTTTTAATCAGCGGATCAACCTGTGAAGGGCGCTGGTTGAAGTAAAAATATTTGGTATCCCAGCACACAATGGCAGCATCCATTTCGGCCATGTTTAACAGCGCAAAATTACGGGCCCAACGCACTTCGCTATAATTTTGTTTCACAAACTCATCGGCGGCAATAGCATTCCAGTGGCCGGCCGGTGTATACGTACCAATACCATCAGCCCAAAAAGCAACCTGCTCTTCATGGGCGCGGCTATGATCTTTGCTCATTGATAATACTTCATCAACCTCTTTCTTATACTCGGCAGAAGTAGATAAATAAGGTGGCGCCGGACGTAATGAAACAACAGTTAACGTATCAAACAAAAATGGAAGTACTTTTGAAAATAAAGGCAACATTGGTGGCCTTTTAGGTGTTTCTAAACTCACCCAAAATTTTCCTGATTCAAATGCTGTGGTCTGTAGCTTTGCCCATACGGTAGCATCGCCAATAGCTTTACCTGCCCTATCGCCGCGGGCGCGTGCTGCAAATAAAGCTGCAACCTGTTTACCTAATGATTCGCCTGCCGTGATCTCGCCACGGGTATTAGCACCTGCCATTATACGGTATTCCTTTTCTTCCTGCGCTTTTTGGTTGATGTAAGCCAATTCGGTAGGGAATAATAATTTCATCAGCTCAACTGTTGTACCGGCAACTACGGCATCTTCACTTGGGTACGATGGCAGCTCTGAAACCGGTACCAAAGCCTGAACCGCAGCATCGTTTTTGTATGGAGCCGTACGTTTATAAGTATTTTTAAAGTGCCATGCAGCCAACAATGCATCATACTGCGCTGCGCTCACGTAAGCATAAGCGCGTGCAGCATATGGCGGGTTTGAGAACGGAAACTCCGGATAATTAAAGGGGTTGGCCGAGTTTGGCGCAGGATAAGTGCCATCGGCATTTTGATATGGCGCAACATTATGTTTGGCAACCAATTGGCGCATAATCTCGTTCCACCTTAAAACAGCACCTGCGCTCCAGTATTTGATAGCAGCTTTTTGGTCATCCGTTAAATTACGTTGCGCTGCTTTAATTTCGTTAATATCTGCAAGGTATGCAGGTGATGTAACT is drawn from Mucilaginibacter ginsenosidivorax and contains these coding sequences:
- a CDS encoding MGH1-like glycoside hydrolase domain-containing protein — encoded protein: MNAEQARLKDATWKKWGPYVSDRQWGTVREDYSANGDAWNYITHDMARSKAYRWGEEGIAGICDRQQNLCFAISLWNKKDPIIKERYFGLSNPEGNHGEDVKELYYYLDSTPTHSYMKTLYKYPQNEFPYAWLVNENKRRTRNDPEFELIDTGIFDNDEYFDVFTEYAKNDQNDILIKITIHNRGDKDAALNVMPTLWFRNTWGWGYDDYKPQISAHGNGVTGIFHEDLGQLWLHSEDNPAVLFCDNETNMQRLYNFDSGHNYHKDGINDYVVHGADTINPKKTGTKAAINYDINVAARQSVTIRLRLSPDANCGFEDFDNIFNVRITEADQFYADIYSNKDDADKCLIQRQAFAGMLWNKQFYYSDIRQWLNGDPSQPEPPASRENARNSKWKHLNTKDVISMPDKWEYPWFAAWDLAFHCLPLATIDMAFAKNQLILLTRDWYMHPNGQLPAYEWDFSDVNPPVHAMAVWNIYKTDKAANNGKGDTYFLERIFHKLMLNFTWWVNRKDEAGNNIFEGGFLGMDNIGVFDRNTRLPSGQHLEQADGTSWMAMYSLNLLRIATELAETDKAYQDIASKFFEHFIYIVGAMSNLGENNEGLWDDEDGFFYDQIRFPDDGSVKMRVRSIVGLIPLFATEVLDEADIADSPIFKERMKWFAEKRPDLASLVSRWNETSNNGKHLISLLRGYRMKSLLKYMLDEKEFLSDYGIRSLSKYHLDNPYKVSVNGVDFGIRYTPGESDSGLFGGNSNWRGPIWMPINYLIIDSLHRFHHFYGDDFKVECPTGSGNFMNLGEVAGELYNRVSKLFTRDDKGNRPLFGANHKMQTDPNFKDYILFYEYFDGDTGRGAGASHQTGWTGLIANCLHK
- a CDS encoding dipeptidase, whose amino-acid sequence is MFVIDAHLDLSMNALEWNRDLTRPLAELNQREVGLTDKPDRAKAVVTLPELRKGNIGLVVATQIGRYVAPGNPLPGWHSPEQAWAQTQGQVAWYKAMEDAGQMVQVNNLESLEKHLTYWNDGQSTETKAVGYILSLEGADSIVTVQHLERAHKYGLRAVGPAHYGPGRYAQGTDATGYMGPKGHELLKEMERLNIILDATHLCDDSFWEALDHFNGHVWASHNNCRALVNHNRQYSDEMIKALVDRGAVIGAALDAWMMVPGWVRGVSTPKGMNCNMEVMVDHIDHICQVAGNALHVGMGTDLDGAFGREQCPYDLETIADLQKVPDLLKKRGYTDVDIENMMHGNWLRFLRKAWG
- a CDS encoding D-TA family PLP-dependent enzyme, with the translated sequence MDQHWFIINNVDKLDTPALVVYPDRVQSNINMLKTMIDDVARLRPHIKTYKNKQVTQLLLEAGINKFKCATIAEAELLGMCKAPDVLLAYQPVGPKLDRFIKLTHAYPQTRFSCLVDNDLAAKEISDAAVVSKITIDVYLDLNVGMNRTGIAPGFDALQLYMDCAVLPGITPVGLHAYDGHIHDVDVTKRKQRCDAGFAPVLKLQQDLKAKDYPEPVIIAGGSPTFTIHSKRPVVECSPGTFVYWDRGYELGIPEQPFLPAVLVVTRVVSLPDATKLCLDVGHKSISAENELNKRIYFLNAPQLVPLGQSEEHLVVDAGKGHSYEIGDVLYGIPHHVCPTVALYERVYTIENNKLTGEWLNLARDRKITI
- a CDS encoding RidA family protein, which codes for MSTPEENFAALGLNLPPAPKPLGVYKPCLVDGKYLYLSGHGTVQDDGTLIIGRIGDTINMEDGKLAARQVGLAMLATIKANIGSFDNVKRVIKVLGMVNCTPDFEKHPFIINGASELFAKIWGEENGIGVRSAVGMGSLPDNIPVEIEALFELV
- a CDS encoding phosphatase PAP2 family protein, whose amino-acid sequence is MKKSLLYIIPSMFIGVAIFSASCKKDIVDRTQQYPALAPANIDLNADTWKPVLVKDFSTLTVAAPDAVTSPAYLADINEIKAAQRNLTDDQKAAIKYWSAGAVLRWNEIMRQLVAKHNVAPYQNADGTYPAPNSANPFNYPEFPFSNPPYAARAYAYVSAAQYDALLAAWHFKNTYKRTAPYKNDAAVQALVPVSELPSYPSEDAVVAGTTVELMKLLFPTELAYINQKAQEEKEYRIMAGANTRGEITAGESLGKQVAALFAARARGDRAGKAIGDATVWAKLQTTAFESGKFWVSLETPKRPPMLPLFSKVLPFLFDTLTVVSLRPAPPYLSTSAEYKKEVDEVLSMSKDHSRAHEEQVAFWADGIGTYTPAGHWNAIAADEFVKQNYSEVRWARNFALLNMAEMDAAIVCWDTKYFYFNQRPSQVDPLIKTLTGVPNFPAYTSGHSNFSGAAATVLTYLLPDRGTKFTDLAQAAAMSRLYGGIHFRSDCEVGLVTGKAVGQYAVNRGKADGAGL